Proteins encoded in a region of the Cupriavidus pauculus genome:
- a CDS encoding DNA gyrase inhibitor YacG has translation MPAVVKCPTCGTDVEWVPENKFRPFCSNRCKQIDLGAWAAEKYVIGGKPGETPSPDLPED, from the coding sequence ATGCCTGCCGTAGTCAAATGCCCTACCTGCGGCACCGATGTGGAATGGGTGCCCGAGAACAAGTTCCGGCCTTTCTGCTCCAATCGGTGCAAGCAGATCGACCTCGGTGCCTGGGCCGCCGAGAAGTACGTGATCGGTGGCAAACCCGGCGAGACCCCCTCGCCGGACCTGCCCGAAGACTGA
- the zapD gene encoding cell division protein ZapD: MILYEYPFNERIRTLLRLEDLFDRLDYFLAQEHALQHHVAITTLFEIIDVAGRADLKTDLIKELERQRQALAPLRANPQIDQDALVAVISEIEQGITALNQTFGKAGQLLTENEWLTSIRSRAIIPGGTCEFDLPAYYAWQHRPAEDRRADVLKWARPLASLRMGASIVLRLLRESGQSGKVIATGGSYQQMLSGRSYQLMQVYLDESLLAFIPEMSANKYMLWVRFTQQDGDMRPRSVDADIPFLLKLCNF; the protein is encoded by the coding sequence TTGATCCTGTACGAATATCCTTTCAACGAACGAATCAGGACGCTTCTGCGACTGGAAGACCTGTTCGATCGGCTGGATTATTTCCTCGCGCAGGAACACGCCCTGCAGCACCATGTCGCGATCACGACGCTGTTCGAGATCATCGACGTGGCAGGCCGCGCCGACCTCAAGACTGACCTGATCAAGGAACTCGAGCGGCAGCGCCAGGCGCTGGCGCCGCTGCGCGCGAACCCGCAGATCGATCAGGACGCGCTCGTGGCCGTGATCTCCGAGATCGAACAGGGCATCACCGCGCTGAACCAGACCTTCGGCAAGGCCGGCCAGTTGCTGACCGAGAACGAATGGCTGACGAGCATCCGCAGCCGCGCGATCATTCCGGGCGGCACCTGCGAATTCGACCTGCCCGCCTACTACGCCTGGCAGCATCGCCCGGCCGAAGACCGCCGCGCCGACGTCCTCAAGTGGGCGCGGCCGCTGGCTTCGCTGCGGATGGGCGCCTCCATCGTGCTGCGGCTGCTGCGCGAGTCGGGTCAGAGCGGCAAGGTCATCGCGACCGGCGGCAGCTACCAGCAGATGCTGTCGGGCCGCAGCTACCAGCTGATGCAGGTCTACCTCGACGAATCGCTGCTGGCGTTCATCCCCGAGATGAGCGCGAACAAGTACATGCTCTGGGTCCGCTTCACCCAGCAGGACGGCGACATGCGGCCGCGCTCGGTCGACGCCGATATCCCGTTCCTGCTCAAGCTGTGTAATTTCTGA
- the coaE gene encoding dephospho-CoA kinase (Dephospho-CoA kinase (CoaE) performs the final step in coenzyme A biosynthesis.) yields the protein MLEIGLTGGIGSGKTRVADLFAARGAALIDTDLLAHEITAPGGAAIAPLVEAFGPACLRPDGAMDRDAMRARVFSDPSAKRTLESITHPLIRTLTMARAEAIRAAGAHPYLIYVVPLLVESGTWRERVGRVLVVDCSEATQIARVMARNGFTREQVEAIMRRQATRSARLACADDVIDNDGPPEALPPQVERLDALYRRK from the coding sequence ATGCTCGAAATCGGACTGACCGGCGGTATCGGCTCCGGCAAGACCCGGGTGGCCGACCTGTTCGCCGCCCGCGGCGCGGCGCTGATCGACACCGACCTGCTCGCGCACGAGATCACGGCGCCGGGCGGCGCGGCCATCGCCCCGCTGGTGGAGGCCTTCGGGCCCGCATGCCTGCGCCCCGACGGCGCGATGGATCGCGATGCGATGCGCGCGCGCGTGTTTTCGGACCCGTCAGCCAAACGCACGCTCGAATCCATCACGCATCCGCTGATCCGCACGCTGACGATGGCACGCGCCGAGGCCATCCGCGCCGCGGGGGCGCATCCCTATCTGATCTACGTGGTGCCGCTGCTCGTGGAGTCCGGCACCTGGCGCGAGCGCGTGGGCCGCGTGCTCGTGGTGGATTGCAGCGAAGCGACCCAGATTGCGCGCGTGATGGCGCGCAACGGTTTTACGCGCGAACAGGTGGAGGCCATCATGCGCCGGCAGGCCACGCGCAGCGCACGGCTCGCCTGCGCGGACGATGTGATCGACAACGACGGGCCGCCCGAGGCGCTGCCTCCCCAGGTCGAGCGGCTCGACGCGCTGTATCGGCGCAAGTGA
- a CDS encoding prepilin peptidase has protein sequence MLQVSELAALPPAFLVFAAGLIGLVVGSFLNVVIHRIPRMMEYDEANYIAELRGEPLPHPGRYNLVVPRSACPHCGHQIAAWENIPVVSYLFLRGRCAGCKTRISVRYPLVELASAALSALAMWHYGPTVQALAAIVMVWALIALTMIDADTQLLPDQITLPLLWLGLLLNLQGLFVPLADAVIGAAAGYLVLWAAYWLFKLVRGKEGMGYGDFKLMGALGAWFGWQALPALVLLSSVVGAVFGILMLVVRRQGRETPFPFGPFIAGAGLIVLFFGADLLPLALSIH, from the coding sequence ATGCTGCAGGTATCGGAGCTGGCGGCGCTGCCGCCGGCCTTTCTCGTCTTCGCGGCCGGACTGATCGGCCTGGTGGTCGGCAGCTTCCTCAACGTGGTGATCCACCGGATTCCGCGCATGATGGAATACGACGAGGCGAACTACATCGCCGAGTTGCGGGGCGAACCTCTGCCCCACCCCGGCCGCTACAACCTCGTGGTGCCGCGCTCGGCGTGTCCGCACTGCGGGCACCAGATCGCGGCATGGGAGAACATCCCCGTCGTCAGCTATCTGTTCCTGCGCGGCCGCTGCGCGGGCTGCAAGACGCGCATCAGCGTGCGCTACCCGCTCGTGGAACTGGCCAGCGCCGCGCTCAGCGCGCTGGCGATGTGGCATTACGGCCCGACCGTGCAGGCGCTGGCCGCCATCGTCATGGTCTGGGCCCTGATCGCGCTCACGATGATCGACGCCGATACCCAGCTGCTGCCGGACCAGATCACGCTGCCGCTGCTGTGGCTCGGCCTGCTGCTGAACCTCCAGGGCCTGTTCGTGCCGCTCGCCGACGCCGTGATCGGCGCCGCGGCGGGCTACCTCGTGCTGTGGGCCGCCTACTGGCTGTTCAAGCTCGTGCGGGGCAAGGAAGGCATGGGCTATGGCGACTTCAAGCTGATGGGCGCGCTCGGCGCGTGGTTCGGCTGGCAGGCCCTGCCCGCGCTCGTGCTGCTGTCCTCGGTGGTCGGCGCGGTGTTCGGCATCCTGATGCTCGTCGTGCGCCGCCAGGGACGCGAGACGCCGTTTCCGTTCGGGCCGTTTATCGCCGGAGCCGGCCTGATCGTTCTGTTCTTCGGCGCGGATCTCCTGCCATTGGCGCTGAGCATTCACTGA